A stretch of the Proteus sp. ZN5 genome encodes the following:
- the rfbA gene encoding glucose-1-phosphate thymidylyltransferase RfbA produces MKGIILAGGSGTRLHPITKGVSKQLLPIYDKPMIYYPLSVLMLAGIRDILIITTPDDITSFQRLLGDGSAFGVHLQYKIQPSPDGLAQAFILGEEFIGDDHCCLVLGDNIYFGQGFSPKLKQVAQRERGATVFGYQVMDPERFGVVEFDDDFKVLSIEEKPEQPKSNWAVTGLYFYDNRVVDFAKRVKPSIRGELEITSINQMYLECGELNVELLGRGFAWLDTGTHDSLIEASTFVQTVEKRQGFKVACLEEIAWRNGWLSDDQVRESAKSLSKTGYGRYLLDLLHVRPRQY; encoded by the coding sequence ATGAAAGGTATTATTTTAGCGGGTGGTTCGGGCACACGACTGCATCCGATAACCAAAGGGGTATCGAAGCAGTTATTGCCTATCTATGATAAACCCATGATCTATTATCCGCTTTCAGTTCTGATGCTTGCTGGTATTCGAGATATTTTGATCATTACAACACCCGATGACATAACCTCATTTCAGCGTTTACTGGGTGATGGTTCTGCATTTGGTGTCCATCTTCAATATAAAATTCAGCCATCTCCGGATGGCTTAGCCCAAGCCTTTATTTTGGGTGAGGAATTTATTGGTGATGATCATTGCTGTTTAGTTTTAGGCGATAATATCTATTTTGGTCAAGGATTTAGCCCAAAACTGAAACAAGTTGCACAACGTGAACGTGGTGCAACTGTCTTTGGTTATCAAGTTATGGATCCTGAACGATTTGGTGTTGTTGAATTTGATGATGATTTTAAAGTGTTATCGATTGAAGAAAAACCAGAACAACCTAAATCTAATTGGGCTGTCACGGGGTTGTATTTCTACGATAACCGAGTGGTTGATTTTGCCAAACGAGTCAAACCTTCGATTCGTGGTGAATTAGAAATTACGTCGATTAATCAGATGTATCTTGAATGTGGTGAGCTTAACGTTGAACTACTGGGTCGTGGTTTTGCGTGGTTAGATACCGGAACTCACGATAGTTTAATTGAAGCCAGCACCTTTGTTCAAACTGTTGAAAAACGCCAAGGATTTAAAGTGGCGTGCCTTGAAGAGATTGCTTGGCGTAATGGTTGGCTCAGTGATGATCAAGTAAGAGAAAGCGCAAAATCACTGTCTAAAACTGGTTATGGTCGCTATCTATTGGATTTATTACATGTCCGTCCTCGCCAATATTAA
- the wecC gene encoding UDP-N-acetyl-D-mannosamine dehydrogenase — protein sequence MSFETISVIGLGYIGLPTAAAFASRKKNVIGVDVNQHAVDTINKGQIHIVEPDLDKVVKQAVEEGHLKAYTTPQPADAYLIAVPTPFKGEHEPDLVYVEAAARSIAPVLKKGDLIILESTSPVGSTEKMAEWLAEARPDLTFPHQQGEDADIDVAYCPERVLPGQVMIELIRNDRVVGGMNRKSSERASELYKIFLEGECVITNARTAEMCKLTENSFRDVNIAFANELSLICADQDINVWELISLANRHPRVNILQPGPGVGGHCIAVDPWFIVSQNPKQSRLIHTARLVNDGKPVWVIDQVKAAVADCLTETGKRANEIKIACFGLAFKPNIDDLRESPAMNITKQVADWHSGTTFAVEPNIHELPTKLKGITELVSTEQALKDADIVLMLVDHQQFKAIPGSKVTQKWIVDTKGVWR from the coding sequence ATGAGTTTTGAAACTATTTCTGTTATCGGCCTCGGCTACATTGGTTTACCTACAGCGGCAGCTTTTGCCTCTCGTAAAAAAAACGTCATCGGTGTTGATGTTAATCAGCACGCCGTTGATACGATTAATAAAGGTCAAATTCACATTGTTGAGCCTGATCTTGATAAAGTCGTTAAACAAGCGGTTGAAGAAGGCCATTTAAAAGCCTATACCACGCCACAGCCAGCAGATGCTTACCTTATTGCTGTACCTACACCATTTAAAGGCGAGCATGAGCCTGATTTGGTTTATGTTGAAGCCGCCGCACGCTCTATCGCACCTGTATTAAAAAAGGGTGATCTTATTATTCTAGAATCAACCTCACCAGTTGGCTCTACTGAAAAAATGGCTGAGTGGTTAGCGGAAGCTCGCCCAGACTTAACCTTCCCTCATCAACAAGGTGAAGATGCTGATATCGATGTAGCTTACTGTCCTGAGCGTGTATTACCGGGTCAAGTGATGATTGAACTTATCCGCAACGACCGTGTTGTGGGTGGTATGAATCGTAAATCATCAGAGCGTGCAAGCGAGTTATACAAAATTTTCCTTGAAGGTGAATGTGTTATCACTAATGCACGCACCGCAGAAATGTGTAAGCTGACTGAAAACAGTTTCCGTGATGTTAATATTGCGTTTGCTAACGAATTATCACTGATCTGTGCTGACCAAGATATCAATGTGTGGGAGCTAATTAGCTTGGCGAACCGCCATCCTCGCGTCAACATTTTACAACCAGGTCCAGGCGTTGGTGGGCACTGTATCGCTGTTGACCCTTGGTTTATCGTGTCACAAAACCCAAAACAATCTCGTTTAATTCATACTGCGCGTTTGGTCAATGATGGCAAACCAGTGTGGGTTATCGATCAAGTTAAAGCCGCTGTTGCTGATTGTCTTACTGAAACAGGTAAACGCGCAAACGAAATTAAGATTGCCTGCTTTGGTTTAGCCTTTAAGCCTAATATCGATGACTTACGTGAAAGCCCAGCAATGAATATCACTAAACAAGTCGCTGATTGGCACAGTGGTACGACATTCGCAGTTGAACCTAATATTCATGAGCTACCAACAAAACTGAAAGGGATCACAGAGTTAGTATCAACAGAGCAAGCATTGAAAGACGCGGATATTGTCTTAATGTTAGTTGATCATCAACAGTTTAAAGCGATCCCCGGTAGTAAAGTCACTCAAAAATGGATTGTAGATACTAAAGGAGTATGGCGTTGA
- the wzzE gene encoding ECA polysaccharide chain length modulation protein encodes MNSENNASRQGEQPDNELDIRGLFCALWSGKSWIIGFALLFAVIALGASYLMQPKWSAIAITEKPTINNLGSYYSQSQFLRNLDTQINPAAQTPALTISDEAYQEFITQIAAFDTRREFWLQTDYFKQRKESDEQANAALLDELINNIQFTPADEKKLVNDQLKLIAETSKEASQLLNEYIAFANKRASTHLNDEVITAWATRTQSMKALVKRQEMAAQSAYQRQVNLLEQSIKVAEKQGISQKQTSIAIDELPDSKLFLLGVPLLQSQLETLVATGADFDSDYDQNTAMLATLAVGAKLQDNFQTYRFLRTPEDPVKRDSPRRAFMMVLWGAIGVLAGAGVALVRRSSLKK; translated from the coding sequence ATGAACTCGGAAAATAACGCCTCCCGACAGGGTGAACAGCCAGATAATGAACTTGATATTCGAGGTCTTTTTTGTGCACTTTGGTCAGGCAAAAGCTGGATTATAGGGTTCGCTCTGCTTTTTGCAGTGATTGCACTTGGTGCATCTTATTTGATGCAACCTAAATGGAGTGCAATCGCAATCACAGAGAAACCAACGATTAATAACTTAGGCAGTTATTATTCGCAATCTCAGTTCTTGCGCAATCTTGATACACAGATTAACCCAGCGGCACAAACCCCAGCTTTAACTATTTCAGATGAAGCTTATCAAGAGTTTATTACTCAAATCGCGGCGTTTGATACACGTCGTGAGTTTTGGTTGCAAACGGATTATTTCAAACAACGCAAAGAGAGTGATGAACAGGCTAATGCTGCGTTATTGGATGAGTTAATTAACAATATTCAATTTACGCCTGCTGATGAGAAAAAATTAGTTAATGATCAACTGAAACTCATTGCGGAAACATCAAAAGAAGCGAGTCAATTATTAAATGAGTATATTGCTTTTGCTAATAAGAGAGCATCTACCCATCTTAATGATGAAGTGATAACAGCTTGGGCAACTAGAACTCAATCAATGAAAGCGCTAGTTAAACGCCAAGAAATGGCGGCTCAATCTGCGTATCAACGCCAAGTTAACTTATTAGAGCAATCAATTAAAGTGGCTGAGAAACAAGGTATTTCTCAAAAACAAACATCGATTGCGATTGATGAGTTACCAGATTCTAAACTGTTTCTGTTAGGTGTTCCTCTGTTGCAATCACAGCTAGAAACTTTAGTGGCAACAGGTGCTGATTTTGATAGTGATTATGACCAAAATACGGCAATGTTAGCGACCCTTGCTGTGGGCGCAAAATTACAAGATAACTTCCAAACTTACCGCTTTCTACGTACCCCTGAAGATCCTGTTAAACGTGATAGTCCTCGTCGTGCCTTTATGATGGTACTTTGGGGCGCTATTGGTGTTTTAGCGGGTGCAGGTGTTGCATTAGTAAGACGCAGTTCATTAAAAAAATAA
- the wecB gene encoding UDP-N-acetylglucosamine 2-epimerase (non-hydrolyzing), protein MKVLTVFGTRPEAIKMAPLVHALANDDSFEAKVCVTAQHREMLDQVLNLFEIKPDYDLNIMKPGQDLTDITCRILEGLKPVLASFQPDVVLVHGDTTTTMAASLAAFYQRIPVGHVEAGLRTGNLYSPWPEEANRTIAGHLAMYHFAPTETAKLNLVREAVADKNIFVTGNTVIDALFWVSDRVMGNQTLLNELAVNYPFIQPDKKMILVTGHRRESFGGGFERICQALAEIALAHPDVEVVYPVHLNPNVSEPVQRILHGIDNIKLIQPQDYLPFVYLMNHAYLILTDSGGIQEEAPSLGKPVLVMRDTTERPEAVEAGSVRLVGTDTKRIVSEVTSLLTDENAYHQMSKATNPYGDGHACQRILEALKKNQVTL, encoded by the coding sequence GTGAAAGTGTTGACTGTTTTTGGCACACGCCCTGAAGCGATAAAAATGGCACCTTTAGTGCACGCTTTAGCAAATGATGATTCGTTTGAAGCGAAGGTATGTGTTACGGCCCAACATCGAGAAATGCTTGATCAGGTATTAAATCTTTTTGAGATCAAACCAGATTATGATCTCAATATTATGAAACCAGGACAAGATTTAACGGATATTACCTGTCGTATTTTAGAAGGGTTAAAACCGGTATTAGCGTCATTTCAACCTGATGTTGTTTTGGTACATGGTGATACAACAACCACCATGGCAGCAAGTTTAGCCGCATTCTATCAACGAATTCCTGTTGGTCATGTGGAAGCTGGTTTACGTACTGGCAATCTTTATTCCCCTTGGCCTGAAGAGGCAAACCGTACTATTGCAGGGCATCTTGCAATGTATCACTTCGCACCAACAGAAACTGCAAAATTAAATTTGGTACGAGAAGCGGTTGCGGATAAAAATATTTTTGTTACAGGAAATACAGTAATTGATGCGTTGTTTTGGGTAAGTGACAGAGTGATGGGCAATCAAACACTCTTAAATGAGCTTGCTGTAAACTATCCATTTATTCAGCCTGACAAAAAAATGATCTTGGTAACAGGGCATCGTCGAGAAAGTTTTGGTGGTGGTTTTGAACGTATCTGCCAAGCTTTAGCTGAAATTGCATTAGCACACCCAGATGTAGAAGTTGTCTATCCTGTTCACTTAAATCCTAATGTAAGTGAACCGGTTCAACGTATTCTTCATGGTATTGATAATATTAAATTAATACAGCCACAAGATTATCTACCATTCGTTTATTTAATGAATCATGCTTACCTTATTTTGACCGATTCTGGTGGAATTCAAGAGGAAGCCCCTTCATTAGGTAAGCCCGTTCTTGTAATGCGAGACACAACGGAGCGCCCAGAAGCTGTTGAAGCCGGCTCTGTTCGTTTAGTAGGAACAGATACTAAACGTATTGTTAGCGAAGTAACCTCTTTATTGACAGACGAAAACGCGTATCACCAAATGAGTAAGGCAACAAACCCTTATGGTGATGGTCATGCCTGCCAACGTATTCTTGAAGCATTGAAAAAAAATCAGGTGACATTATGA
- the rffG gene encoding dTDP-glucose 4,6-dehydratase: protein MKRILVTGGAGFIGSAVVRHIIDNTNDSVVVVDKLTYAGNLESLATVADSERYAFEQVDICDRAELDRLFAQYQPDVVMHLAAESHVDRSIDGPAAFIETNIVGTYTLLEAARHFWQVLPEEKKTAFRFHHISTDEVYGDLEGTDDFFTETTPYAPSSPYSASKASSDHLVRAWLRTYGLPTVITNCSNNYGPYHFPEKLIPLIILNAISGKPLPVYGKGEQIRDWLYVEDHARALYLVATTATPGKTYNIGGHNERRNIDVVKTICALLEELYPAKPEGVAQYVDLITYVKDRPGHDLRYAIDAAKIEAELGWKPEETFESGIRKTVLWYLNNETWWKRVLDGSYAGERLGLGN from the coding sequence TTGAAACGCATTCTAGTTACAGGTGGAGCTGGTTTTATCGGCTCTGCTGTTGTTCGACATATTATTGATAACACCAATGACAGCGTTGTTGTGGTCGATAAGCTGACTTATGCTGGTAATTTAGAGTCATTAGCAACTGTAGCTGACAGCGAACGCTATGCCTTTGAGCAAGTCGATATCTGTGATAGAGCTGAGCTTGATCGCTTATTTGCTCAATATCAGCCAGATGTTGTTATGCACTTAGCGGCAGAAAGCCATGTTGACCGTTCTATCGATGGTCCCGCTGCATTTATTGAAACCAATATTGTGGGTACTTACACCTTATTGGAAGCGGCTCGCCACTTTTGGCAAGTTCTACCTGAAGAAAAGAAAACGGCATTTCGTTTCCACCATATCTCAACAGATGAAGTGTATGGCGATTTAGAAGGTACAGATGATTTCTTTACTGAAACTACGCCTTATGCACCAAGTAGCCCATATTCTGCTTCTAAAGCTTCAAGCGACCATTTAGTTCGTGCTTGGTTGCGTACTTACGGTTTACCCACTGTGATCACGAACTGCTCGAATAACTACGGTCCTTATCATTTTCCTGAAAAATTAATCCCATTAATTATCTTAAATGCGATTTCAGGAAAACCATTACCTGTTTATGGTAAAGGTGAACAGATCCGTGATTGGCTCTATGTTGAAGATCATGCTCGTGCTCTCTATTTAGTCGCAACAACAGCAACACCGGGTAAAACTTACAATATTGGTGGACACAATGAGCGTCGCAATATTGATGTTGTTAAAACGATTTGTGCGCTGTTAGAAGAGTTATATCCAGCAAAACCAGAAGGTGTTGCTCAGTATGTTGATCTTATCACTTATGTGAAAGACAGACCTGGTCATGACCTGCGCTATGCGATTGATGCAGCGAAAATTGAAGCTGAATTAGGCTGGAAACCAGAAGAGACATTTGAATCTGGCATTCGTAAAACTGTTTTGTGGTATTTAAATAACGAAACTTGGTGGAAACGAGTGTTAGATGGCTCTTATGCAGGTGAACGTCTAGGGCTTGGGAACTGA